In Juglans microcarpa x Juglans regia isolate MS1-56 chromosome 4S, Jm3101_v1.0, whole genome shotgun sequence, a single window of DNA contains:
- the LOC121262745 gene encoding transcription factor bHLH84-like, giving the protein MEPIGAFPDGESWDSFSKMFSTDQELDFTPQFLGQYCSFLLEHDEDLNARAPSSFCPTSESNTSMTGSVSDSLHYTLESLNPNLDFFSQESSNGKSCSSSNIFIATDSSHENYFSTDANHLPVANDMFFNICMMDEKNVGSFVPVFPGAGMAETVGINDYEDISLNGTDKLDDGSPAEVAISGKELLPKRKFDTQESHRKAEEKTDSQSSYQNARKKVPRVSRDVQKSKKNEQSKKKQKLSNSSHEEESNAGRDGQSSTSYNSEDHASQETNAGATSDSKASAPLNLSGGKTRASRGSATDPQSLYARKRRERINERLRVLQNLVPNGTKVDISTMLEEAVNYVKFLQLQIKLLSSDDLWMFAPIAYNGMDIGLNYQKISPPDDLCL; this is encoded by the exons ATGGAGCCTATTGGAGCCTTTCCTGATGGAGAATCTTGGGATTCCTTTAGCAAGATGTTCTCCACTGATCAAGAGCTTGATTTCACACCACAATTTCTTGGTCAGTATTGCTCATTTCTGCTCGAGCATGATGAGGATTTGAACGCTCGAGCCCCGTCATCTTTTTGCCCCACTTCTGAGTCTAACACGAGCATGACCGGATCAGTTAGTGATAGTTTACATTATACTCTAGAGAGTCTTAACCCCAATTTGGactttttttctcaagagagtAGTAATGGTAAAAGTTGTAGTAGCAGCAATATCTTTATTGCCACTGATTCTAGCCATGAGAACTACTTTAGTACTGATGCTAACCATTTACCGGTAGCAAACGATATGTTCTTTAATATTTGTATGATGGATGAGAAAAATGTGGGCTCTTTTGTGCCTGTGTTTCCTGGTGCTGGAATGGCCGAGACGGTCGGTATCAATGATTATGAAGATATTAGCCTTAACGGAACGGATAAATTAGATGATGGCAGTCCAGCAGAAGTTGCTATTTCTGGGAAGGAGTTGCTGCCCAAAAGGAAGTTTGATACGCAAGAATCTCACAGAAAGGCTGAAGAAAAAACTGACTCCCAGTCATCTTATCAGAATGCAAGGAAGAAAGTACCTCGGGTTTCAAGAGAT GTACAAAAGAGTAAGAAGAATGAACAGTCAAAGAAGAAGCAGAAGCTCTCAAATAGTTCTCATGAAGAAGAGAGTAATGCTGGACGTGATGGACAGAGCTCTACTAGTTACAACTCAGAAGATCATGCTTCCCAGGAGACTAATGCAGGAGCAACCTCAGACTCCAAAGCCTCTGCACCTCTCAACTTGAGTGGCGGGAAGACGAGAGCCAGTAGAGGGTCTGCAACAGATCCACAAAGCCTCTACGCAAGG AAAAGAAGGGAAAGGATAAATGAGCGATTGAGAGTCTTACAGAATCTGGTCCCCAATGGAACGAAG GTTGATATCAGCACAATGCTCGAAGAGGCAGTCAATTATGTTAAGTTTTTGCAGCTCCAAATCAAG CTTTTAAGCTCCGATGATCTGTGGATGTTTGCTCCCATCGCTTACAATGGAATGGATATTGGTCTCAATTACCAGAAGATTTCTCCACCTGATGACCTATGCCTTTAA